A portion of the Candidatus Pristimantibacillus lignocellulolyticus genome contains these proteins:
- the thiL gene encoding thiamine-phosphate kinase, with protein sequence MDEFSRILYWNKQRQDQSLKESLGVIVDIGDDAAVVSLPDQVESKQKQYETLYTVDTMVEEIHFSSATTDYEHIGYKALASNLSDIAAMGGIPLHALIAISVPSHYSSDHINRIYNGIYECANRYKVAIVGGDTTSSPHSLTISITVIGIVESKKAILRSGAKAGDIVFVTGVPGQSAAGLHVLQHADKSQYQKSIVEPLIRAHQLPEPHLLAGRLLNASNECHALNDISDGLISELAEIAKASHVDITIDENQIPLSEHMSQYAALSRQPLFDWVLYGGEDYILVGTAAKEHFSSIQASFHEQQLQLYAIGVVEQGNGAVWIESWNDQQQLKARNQIVNRGYNHFK encoded by the coding sequence TTGTTTCCTTACCCGATCAAGTTGAATCGAAACAAAAACAATATGAAACGTTATATACTGTAGATACGATGGTTGAAGAGATACATTTCTCAAGTGCAACAACAGACTATGAGCATATTGGGTACAAGGCATTAGCTTCGAATCTATCGGATATTGCTGCAATGGGCGGTATTCCTTTACACGCACTAATTGCGATAAGTGTACCTAGTCATTATTCATCGGATCATATTAACCGAATATATAATGGAATTTACGAATGTGCGAATAGATACAAAGTAGCTATAGTTGGTGGGGATACTACTTCATCACCTCATAGTTTGACTATATCAATTACCGTTATTGGAATTGTAGAAAGTAAAAAGGCTATATTGCGCAGTGGTGCAAAAGCAGGAGATATTGTATTTGTTACAGGTGTTCCAGGACAGTCGGCAGCAGGCCTGCATGTCCTTCAACATGCGGATAAGAGTCAATACCAAAAATCGATCGTAGAACCGTTAATTCGAGCACATCAACTGCCTGAACCGCATTTGCTTGCAGGAAGATTACTGAATGCTTCTAATGAATGTCATGCGCTCAATGATATTAGCGATGGATTAATAAGTGAACTTGCAGAAATTGCAAAAGCTTCTCATGTCGATATTACTATTGACGAGAATCAAATACCACTATCTGAACATATGTCACAATATGCTGCGTTAAGTAGACAACCATTGTTTGATTGGGTTTTATATGGCGGGGAAGACTATATTCTAGTAGGAACAGCTGCTAAAGAACATTTTTCGAGCATACAAGCAAGCTTTCACGAGCAACAACTACAGCTCTATGCCATTGGAGTAGTTGAGCAAGGAAATGGTGCAGTCTGGATAGAAAGTTGGAATGATCAGCAGCAATTGAAGGCGCGTAACCAAATTGTTAATAGAGGATATAATCATTTTAAATAA
- the tsaB gene encoding tRNA (adenosine(37)-N6)-threonylcarbamoyltransferase complex dimerization subunit type 1 TsaB — MSKQHTLLAIDTSTATMAGAILQQDQLLVEVQTEAERNHSIHIMTNIESMLKEAELSVQHITAFVTGIGPGSYTGVRIAVTAAKTLAWSTGKPVIGVSSLEGLAYGALLHEQEHLDQGSAIIIPIMDARRGQVYTAAFQASGTDKWERQHNDHIQMMSNWCQSLQEQLERYVQDGVKELWFAGDVQLHEEAIEQMKVIASGLSITVRSLTSAMQGLAIAKLGQAKLGTMSEDELAAVHDLVPNYAQLTEAEVKQNAKEKEEGQA, encoded by the coding sequence ATGAGTAAGCAACATACTTTGCTAGCAATTGATACTTCAACTGCAACGATGGCAGGTGCAATTTTGCAGCAGGATCAATTATTAGTAGAAGTTCAGACAGAGGCGGAACGTAACCATTCCATTCATATTATGACGAATATCGAGAGCATGCTGAAAGAAGCGGAATTGTCGGTTCAACATATTACAGCTTTCGTTACAGGAATTGGACCAGGCTCTTATACAGGTGTTCGAATTGCGGTCACTGCAGCAAAGACATTAGCATGGAGTACAGGCAAACCAGTTATCGGTGTCTCAAGTTTAGAGGGCTTAGCGTATGGCGCCTTGCTTCATGAACAAGAGCATTTAGATCAAGGTAGTGCTATTATTATCCCGATAATGGATGCGCGAAGAGGACAAGTATATACGGCTGCTTTCCAAGCGAGTGGAACTGATAAGTGGGAACGCCAACATAACGACCACATTCAAATGATGAGTAATTGGTGTCAATCATTACAAGAACAACTCGAGCGTTATGTACAAGATGGCGTGAAGGAGTTATGGTTTGCCGGTGATGTTCAGCTTCATGAGGAAGCTATTGAACAGATGAAAGTCATTGCGAGTGGGCTATCTATTACAGTCCGTAGTCTGACTAGTGCGATGCAAGGACTAGCCATTGCGAAGTTAGGACAAGCGAAGCTTGGAACCATGTCGGAGGATGAGCTAGCTGCAGTCCATGAT
- the tsaE gene encoding tRNA (adenosine(37)-N6)-threonylcarbamoyltransferase complex ATPase subunit type 1 TsaE: MNIEMKQWQLNITSQQETEILARKLSELAWAGMVIALDGDLGAGKTTFSKSFAAQLGVQGIVSSPTFTIIKEYEGSELPFYHMDVYRLSIEEADELGLDDYFYGQGVTIIEWASLITEIMPPQYVSLFIEYVDEEERLMTLKAYGERYISCIEKLIDGSTSQ, encoded by the coding sequence ATGAATATTGAGATGAAGCAGTGGCAACTAAATATTACGTCACAACAGGAAACTGAGATTCTAGCAAGAAAATTATCAGAGTTAGCTTGGGCTGGCATGGTCATAGCATTAGATGGTGATCTTGGTGCTGGAAAGACGACTTTTAGCAAATCGTTTGCGGCACAACTAGGTGTGCAAGGTATTGTTAGTAGTCCTACATTTACGATTATTAAGGAATATGAAGGTAGTGAATTACCTTTTTATCATATGGATGTATATCGACTATCGATCGAGGAAGCCGATGAATTAGGTTTGGATGATTATTTCTATGGTCAAGGCGTTACGATAATAGAATGGGCGAGTCTAATTACAGAAATAATGCCTCCGCAATATGTATCGTTATTTATAGAATATGTCGATGAAGAAGAGCGATTAATGACATTGAAAGCTTACGGCGAGCGATATATTAGCTGTATAGAGAAATTGATAGATGGGAGTACATCACAATGA